In a genomic window of Labeo rohita strain BAU-BD-2019 chromosome 20, IGBB_LRoh.1.0, whole genome shotgun sequence:
- the dio3b gene encoding iodothyronine deiodinase 3b has translation MGMEMLHGSAGVQTAKALKYAAVCLMLLPRFLLAAVMLWLLDFLCIRRKVLTRMRESDLSSPDDPPLCVSDSNKMFTLESLRAVWYGQKLDFFKTAHLGGAAPNTEVVPLDGEPRRSAQRILDYARGRRPLILNFGSCSUPPFMTRLSAFQRVARQYADIADSLLVYIEEAHPSDGWVSSDAPYQIPRHRCLEDRLRAAQLMNQEVPGSAVVVDTMENSSNSAYGAYFERLYILKDEKVVYQGGRGPEGYRISELRDWLERYRNDLEASKAATVVHV, from the coding sequence ATGGGGATGGAGATGCTGCATGGATCCGCAGGTGTCCAAACGGCGAAGGCGCTGAAATACGCCGCCGTGTGCCTGATGCTGCTGCCGCGCTTCCTGCTGGCGGCCGTGATGCTGTGGCTCCTGGATTTCCTGTGCATCCGGAGGAAGGTGCTCACTAGGATGCGGGAGAGCGACCTGAGCAGCCCCGACGACCCGCCGCTCTGCGTATCCGACTCCAACAAGATGTTCACGCTCGAGTCGCTGCGCGCCGTGTGGTACGGCCAGAAGCTGGACTTCTTCAAGACGGCGCATCTGGGCGGCGCGGCGCCCAACACCGAGGTGGTTCCGCTGGACGGCGAGCCGCGGAGATCCGCGCAGCGCATCCTGGACTACGCCCGCGGGAGGAGACCCCTCATCCTGAACTTCGGCAGCTGCTCCTGACCGCCGTTCATGACGCGCCTGTCGGCGTTCCAGCGCGTCGCCCGGCAGTACGCGGACATCGCGGACTCGCTGCTGGTCTACATCGAGGAAGCGCATCCGTCGGACGGCTGGGTGAGTTCCGACGCGCCCTACCAGATCCCCCGGCACCGCTGCCTGGAGGACAGACTCCGCGCCGCGCAGCTCATGAACCAGGAGGTGCCGGGGAGCGCCGTGGTCGTGGACACCATGGAGAACTCGTCCAACTCGGCGTACGGCGCCTACTTCGAGCGCCTCTACATACTGAAGGACGAGAAGGTCGTGTATCAAGGCGGCAGGGGTCCCGAAGGCTACCGGATCTCAGAGCTCAGAGACTGGCTGGAGCGCTACCGGAACGATCTGGAAGCTTCCAAAGCGGCGACGGTGGTTCACGTGTAA